The Candidatus Methylomirabilota bacterium genomic interval GATCGCGACGATGCGAGCGCCCAGCCGCGTCTCGACGCCGAGTGCCGCGAGGGCTTCCTCGATGACCGGCCGGGCCGAATCGCCCATGTCCGAGCCGACCCGCGGGGCATGGTCGGCCAGGATCACCCGGAACGGCCGCGTCGTGTCGACGGGAGCCGACAGCGCCCGCAGCTTACCGGCCATCTCGGTCGCCGCTTCGACGCCGGTCAGGCCGGCGCCCACGACGACGACGGTCCACTGTCCGGCGAATGCGGGCCGGCCGACCAGCGCCTGCAAGTGACGGTCGAGGCGGGCCGCGCTGTCGTAGGTGTCGACGTCGAAGCCATGCTCGGCCAAGCCGGGAACGTCGGGGCGGACGACCTGGCTGCCCGTCGCAAGAATCAGCCGATCGTAGCGACACGTCTTCTGCCCGTCGGCGGTCGCCACCATGACGGCTTGCCCGACGAGATCGATGCCGGTGACCGTCCCTTCCACACGCCGGACGCCGACCGGGCCGAGCACCTCATCGAGGGGAACGCGGACCCCGCTCAGATCCGCTTCGTAGTTGCGAACCCGGATGCCGTGGTAGCCGTCGCGATTGACGAGCGTGACTTCCGCGGCGTCCGGCGTATGGCCGAGCTCATCCAGCTTGCGGGCGGCGCCGAGCGCGCTCCAGAGCCCGGCGAAGCCCCCGCCCAGCACGACGATCTGCTTTGCGCTCATGCGGCTCTGGCATACCTCACTTCTTGCCCCGGCGCCAGCGAGGCGGCTCGCCCCTGGCCCAGCACACGGCGATGAGCAGCACGATCAGCACGCCAGCCATTTCTGCACTCTCACCCAGCCGGCCAGCTGCGGTACCTCTCCCGGCGACCATCGCCGTAGCCGGCGCCGTTCCGTCCGAAGCTCTCGCGCGACCCTCGTCACGATCCGCCGGCGAGCCGGCTATTCCTTCGCCTTCGTTCTCGCTCGCAAAGACGAAGATCGGATCGCCCTCGGCCTTGATCGCGAAGGTCATGCCCCTCGATCCTGCCGCGGCGGTCGCTTGCCCGGTTCTCCCGGGCGTCGCCGGGCCAGTAGCTCAGTCGCGGACTTGTTCCGCGCCACCGCGGCTCGAATGAGCGCCTTCAGAGCCTTCGCGTCCACCTTGTCGCCTGCTCGGAAATCGATGGCACGCCTGGTGTTGCCTTCGAGGCTGGCATTGAAGAGGCCGGAAGGGTCCTTCAGCGAAGCGCCCTTGACGAAGGTCATCTTCACGACGTTCTTGTACGTCTCGCCGGTGCAGAGCAGGCCGTGGTGCGACCAGACCGGGGTCCCTCTCCACTTCCACTCCTCGACCACGTCGGGGTCCGCCGCCTTGATCAGGGCGCGGAGCCGGGCGAGCATCTGGCCTCTCCAGTCGCCCAGCTCCCTGATTCGCGCGTCGATCAGTCGAGACGGAGACTTCCGGTCACCCGCCGTCCGACTCACCGGCTCACCTTCAGGAATCGTTCGGTCTGCGCCCGAGCGGCCACGGTTACGAGCACACACGCCACGAGGACACGTGCCGTTCCGGTCCGAGTCTGCGCGGTCATTTCGACGAGTCGGGCCGCTTGACGCAGCGAACCTTGCGCGGAACCGATTTGGCCTGACTGCCGCCGGTAATCTCCTTGACCTCGCCCTGCGGACAGGTCCCGTCGTCCACATAGACGATCTTGCGGTACGGCACCGAGCCGGTCGGCGGCTCCTCCTTGAGGTACTCGACCTTGCGCTCCCCTTGAGCGATCGCAGATGTGGCGAAGCACAGGATCGCGGCCATGGCCAGCGCGGTAGGGCTCATACGCAGGTTTTCCTCAGCACAACGCGGGTGGCTTGGTCGGAGGCCACATGCTAGTCGGCCAGCGAGAAGAGGCGCCACTCCCCCGGCGTGCCCTTCAGGGAGTGCGGCCCGCGAACCTCGAAGCGCGTGTCCGATCCCACCACGATGTCCTTCACCGTGCTCGACACCAGGATGTCACCCGCGCCGGCCAGCGCCTGGATGCGCGCGGCAACGTGCACGGCCATCCCGGCCACCGT includes:
- a CDS encoding NAD(P)/FAD-dependent oxidoreductase; the protein is MSAKQIVVLGGGFAGLWSALGAARKLDELGHTPDAAEVTLVNRDGYHGIRVRNYEADLSGVRVPLDEVLGPVGVRRVEGTVTGIDLVGQAVMVATADGQKTCRYDRLILATGSQVVRPDVPGLAEHGFDVDTYDSAARLDRHLQALVGRPAFAGQWTVVVVGAGLTGVEAATEMAGKLRALSAPVDTTRPFRVILADHAPRVGSDMGDSARPVIEEALAALGVETRLGARIVAIGPSSVRLESGEEIPAATVVWCAGMLANPLTRLFPVEHDRSGRMPVDAFMRVAGVPNVFAAGDVARAMVDDHHASVMSCQHGRPMGRFAGHNAVCDLFGLPMLPLRIDWYVTVLDLGAWGAVYTEGWDRHVVTKGEAAKKTKQIINCQRIYPPLTGNRQEILAAAAPVVQPPPATYR
- a CDS encoding DUF1801 domain-containing protein, translating into MPEGEPVSRTAGDRKSPSRLIDARIRELGDWRGQMLARLRALIKAADPDVVEEWKWRGTPVWSHHGLLCTGETYKNVVKMTFVKGASLKDPSGLFNASLEGNTRRAIDFRAGDKVDAKALKALIRAAVARNKSATELLARRRPGEPGKRPPRQDRGA
- a CDS encoding DUF6719 family protein, coding for MAAILCFATSAIAQGERKVEYLKEEPPTGSVPYRKIVYVDDGTCPQGEVKEITGGSQAKSVPRKVRCVKRPDSSK